From the genome of Sphingomonas sp. HMP6, one region includes:
- the gcvH gene encoding glycine cleavage system protein GcvH: MSRYFTEDHEWVDVDGDIGIVGISEYAQEQLGDIVFVDVPEEGKELAKGDEAAVVESVKAASDVYSPVSGTVIEANAALGDTPGLVNEDPEGDGWFYKLTLSDPDELNELMDEIAYQAFVAKL, from the coding sequence ATGAGCCGTTATTTCACCGAAGATCATGAATGGGTCGATGTCGATGGGGACATCGGCATCGTCGGCATTTCCGAATATGCGCAGGAGCAGCTCGGCGACATCGTGTTCGTTGACGTGCCCGAGGAAGGCAAAGAACTGGCCAAGGGCGACGAGGCCGCCGTGGTCGAATCGGTCAAGGCCGCATCGGACGTCTATTCGCCGGTGTCGGGTACCGTGATCGAGGCCAATGCGGCGCTCGGCGATACGCCTGGGCTGGTCAATGAAGATCCTGAGGGAGACGGCTGGTTCTACAAGCTGACGCTCTCCGATCCCGATGAGCTGAACGAGCTGATGGACGAGATCGCGTACCAGGCGTTCGTCGCGAAGCTTTGA
- the gcvT gene encoding glycine cleavage system aminomethyltransferase GcvT: protein MSDTETLNADGDEIATETLPLDAWHRARGGRMVEFAGYHMPVQYEGIMAEHLWVRESAGLFDVSHMGQLVFRAEGRVDVVAALEGLLPADIAGLGEGKQRYSLLLAEDGGILDDLMVTRLPLAHPFAALEEEGVSEPTGWSPLDGDTPDLDSPQFYMVVNGATKIDDIAHLLEFLPDGIAINHLEDQALLALQGPKAIDAMARLVPGVADLVFMTAGAFEWNGVPLWISRSGYTGEDGFEISVAAEQVEALADALTAEPEVKPIGLGARDSLRLEAGLPLYGHDLDPETTPVQADLGFALSKRRREEGDFMGATPILAERAAGAERKRVGLLIEGRQPVREGATVVDAAGADIGRVTSGGFAPSVGAAIAMAYVPTALSAPGTTIHLSQRGKVHSATVTAMPFIPHRYVRAGGAQ from the coding sequence ATGAGCGACACCGAAACCCTGAACGCGGATGGCGACGAGATCGCAACCGAGACGTTGCCGCTCGACGCATGGCACCGCGCGCGCGGTGGCCGCATGGTCGAATTCGCCGGCTATCACATGCCCGTGCAATATGAAGGCATCATGGCCGAGCATCTGTGGGTGCGCGAGTCGGCCGGGCTGTTCGACGTTAGCCACATGGGCCAATTGGTTTTTCGCGCCGAGGGGCGGGTCGATGTCGTCGCCGCGCTCGAGGGGTTGCTGCCTGCCGATATCGCCGGGCTGGGTGAAGGAAAGCAGCGCTATTCGCTCCTGCTCGCCGAAGATGGCGGCATTCTCGATGATTTGATGGTGACGCGCCTTCCGCTGGCACACCCGTTTGCCGCGCTTGAGGAAGAGGGTGTCTCTGAGCCGACCGGCTGGTCGCCGCTGGACGGCGACACGCCCGATCTCGACAGCCCGCAATTCTACATGGTCGTCAACGGCGCGACCAAGATCGACGACATCGCACATCTGCTCGAATTCCTGCCCGACGGGATCGCGATCAATCATCTCGAAGATCAGGCCTTGCTGGCACTGCAAGGGCCGAAGGCGATCGATGCGATGGCGCGGCTGGTGCCGGGTGTGGCGGATTTGGTGTTTATGACGGCGGGCGCGTTCGAGTGGAACGGCGTGCCGCTGTGGATCAGCCGCTCGGGCTATACCGGCGAGGACGGGTTCGAGATTTCGGTTGCGGCCGAGCAGGTCGAGGCGCTGGCCGACGCGCTGACCGCAGAGCCCGAGGTCAAGCCGATCGGCCTTGGCGCGCGCGATTCGCTGCGGTTGGAGGCGGGGTTGCCGCTGTACGGGCATGATCTCGATCCGGAAACGACGCCGGTCCAGGCCGATCTCGGCTTCGCTTTGTCGAAGCGGCGTCGTGAGGAGGGCGATTTCATGGGTGCGACGCCGATCCTGGCCGAACGCGCTGCGGGTGCCGAGCGTAAGCGTGTCGGTTTGCTGATCGAAGGGCGCCAGCCCGTCCGCGAAGGCGCTACCGTCGTCGATGCTGCGGGCGCGGACATCGGCCGCGTCACTAGCGGCGGCTTCGCGCCGAGCGTCGGCGCGGCGATCGCCATGGCCTATGTGCCGACCGCGCTGTCTGCCCCCGGCACCACGATCCATCTTTCGCAACGCGGTAAGGTCCATAGTGCGACCGTCACCGCAATGCCTTTCATCCCCCACCGCTACGTCCGTGCAGGAGGCGCACAATGA
- the gcvPA gene encoding aminomethyl-transferring glycine dehydrogenase subunit GcvPA produces MRYLPLTQSDRDAMLGVIGVATIDDLFVDVPEAARLDGPIHGLPMHASEMAVERHMTKLARQNLTAGEVPFFLGCGAYKHHVPASVDHLIQRGEFLTAYTPYQPEIAQGTLQMLFEFQTQVARLLGTDVANASMYDGSTACWEAIGMARRITKRGKALLSSGLHPHYVSVAKTMAKFTGDALETSAPTLGPDTDIDALIAAIDSDTSCVVVQYPDILGRIADLKPLADACHAQKALLIAVVTEPVALGAIKSPGEMDADIVVGEGQSLGVGLQFGGPYVGLFGCKEKYVRQMPGRLCGETVDADGRRGFVLTLSTREQHIRREKATSNICTNSGLCALAFSIHMTLLGEAGLRQLATINHAGAVSAAKRLRQVPGVELVTPAFFNEFTLKLPKEARPVVRTLADRGILAGVSLGRLYPGEPKLANGLVVAVTETTSAEDVETLATALQEILA; encoded by the coding sequence ATGCGCTATCTACCCCTTACCCAGTCCGACCGCGATGCCATGCTTGGCGTGATCGGTGTCGCCACGATCGATGATCTGTTCGTCGACGTGCCCGAAGCCGCGCGGCTCGACGGGCCGATCCACGGTTTGCCGATGCACGCGAGCGAAATGGCGGTCGAACGCCACATGACAAAGCTCGCGCGGCAGAATCTGACCGCAGGGGAGGTTCCGTTCTTCCTCGGCTGCGGCGCGTACAAGCATCATGTGCCGGCCTCGGTCGACCATCTGATCCAGCGCGGCGAATTCCTCACCGCCTACACGCCGTATCAGCCCGAAATCGCGCAGGGCACGTTGCAGATGCTGTTCGAATTCCAGACGCAAGTCGCGCGGCTGCTCGGGACCGATGTCGCCAACGCGTCGATGTATGACGGGTCGACCGCCTGCTGGGAGGCGATCGGCATGGCACGGCGCATCACCAAGCGCGGCAAGGCGCTTTTGTCGTCGGGGCTGCACCCGCATTACGTCTCGGTCGCCAAGACGATGGCGAAGTTTACAGGCGATGCGCTGGAGACGTCCGCTCCAACGCTCGGTCCCGACACCGACATCGACGCGCTGATCGCGGCGATCGATTCGGACACGTCGTGCGTCGTGGTGCAATATCCCGACATTCTCGGCCGCATCGCCGATCTCAAGCCGCTCGCCGATGCCTGCCACGCGCAAAAGGCGCTGCTGATCGCAGTGGTGACCGAGCCGGTCGCCTTGGGCGCGATCAAATCGCCCGGGGAGATGGATGCCGATATCGTGGTGGGCGAGGGGCAGTCGCTCGGCGTCGGTCTGCAATTCGGCGGGCCGTATGTCGGCCTTTTCGGCTGCAAGGAAAAATATGTTCGCCAGATGCCAGGCCGGCTTTGCGGCGAGACGGTCGATGCCGATGGTCGGCGCGGTTTCGTGCTGACGCTGAGCACGCGCGAGCAGCATATCCGCCGCGAGAAGGCGACGTCGAACATCTGCACCAATTCCGGCCTGTGCGCGCTGGCGTTCTCGATCCACATGACGCTGCTGGGCGAGGCTGGTTTGCGGCAGTTGGCGACGATCAACCACGCCGGTGCGGTCTCTGCCGCAAAGCGGTTGCGCCAGGTTCCGGGGGTCGAGCTCGTCACACCCGCATTCTTCAACGAATTCACGCTGAAACTGCCAAAGGAAGCGCGCCCGGTCGTGCGCACTCTGGCCGACCGCGGCATTCTGGCGGGTGTCTCGCTCGGGCGGCTGTATCCGGGCGAGCCTAAGCTCGCCAACGGTCTCGTCGTCGCGGTGACCGAGACGACCTCGGCGGAGGATGTTGAAACCCTTGCCACCGCACTCCAGGAGATACTGGCATGA